The Acidobacteriota bacterium genome has a segment encoding these proteins:
- a CDS encoding patatin-like phospholipase family protein encodes MKALKTWALVFMGGGARGLAHVGVIRVLEQVGLVPDIVAGTSMGGLVGGLYAAGFSAARLTEMISGLDLDGGAGETGRHPLLKRAPNLFESMFLSDTKNRLFTKFGLEKEDAIEAYLKKCVGNVRIEDLPVPFLCNAVDLASGREILFTRGKLYRALRATMSLPVVFEPVRMGRMILVDGGVLSSAPVEAAREAGAEVAVLVDIHRPLKRMPREKLQNTFHLIQRTVEVATAASFSERARHADFVIRIPIDQGVLQFSRPKAIVAKGERTALAQLDALKKALGAG; translated from the coding sequence ATGAAAGCCTTAAAGACCTGGGCCCTCGTTTTCATGGGCGGCGGCGCCAGGGGGCTGGCCCACGTCGGCGTCATCCGCGTCCTCGAACAGGTCGGCCTCGTCCCGGACATCGTCGCCGGCACGTCCATGGGCGGGCTGGTCGGCGGGCTCTACGCGGCTGGCTTCTCCGCGGCCCGGCTGACGGAGATGATCAGCGGCCTGGACCTCGACGGCGGCGCCGGCGAAACGGGCCGGCACCCGCTTCTCAAACGGGCGCCGAACCTGTTCGAGTCCATGTTCCTCTCGGACACCAAGAACCGGCTTTTCACCAAGTTCGGCCTCGAGAAGGAGGACGCGATCGAGGCCTATCTGAAAAAGTGCGTCGGGAACGTCCGCATCGAGGACCTGCCGGTCCCGTTCCTCTGCAACGCCGTCGACCTGGCCTCCGGCCGCGAGATCCTGTTCACCAGGGGCAAGCTCTACCGGGCCCTGCGGGCGACGATGTCCCTTCCGGTCGTCTTCGAGCCCGTGCGCATGGGCCGGATGATCCTGGTGGACGGCGGCGTCCTCAGCAGCGCTCCGGTCGAGGCGGCCCGGGAGGCCGGGGCCGAGGTCGCCGTCCTGGTCGATATCCACAGGCCGTTGAAGCGGATGCCCCGGGAGAAGCTGCAGAACACCTTCCATCTCATCCAGAGAACGGTCGAAGTGGCCACGGCCGCTTCCTTCTCGGAACGGGCCCGCCACGCGGATTTCGTCATCCGCATCCCGATCGATCAGGGCGTCCTTCAGTTCTCGAGGCCGAAGGCGATCGTCGCCAAGGGCGAGCGCACCGCTCTGGCCCAGCTGGACGCCCTGAAGAAGGCCCTCGGCGCCGGCTGA
- a CDS encoding winged helix-turn-helix domain-containing protein → MTSRTEPLSSGTVLRFGEFEADPEAGCLSRQGREVRLRRQLFTILSVLLEHAGEVVTREELQKRLWPGDVVVDFEINLNTLIARLREALGDSAETPRYIETLPKRGYRFIAPVVRTAASVPVPLRRLRLIVLPFADAGGSPDEYVGDTMTEGIITALCQVAPERLAVIARTTSMHYKNSRLDIAQVGREIGADYVVEGAVRRSSDRMAVNVQLIQAADQTHVYAGKYDAGMDGLFDLQTRVAGDLVKHIPAASGESAGTRVRKKPTEDPAAYELYLQGRHLIYKLNPLDLAKAKACLDEAIAHDPRFALAYDALGEIYWWTAFYGFLPPRQAGFAGLGAVLRALEIDPTLGESHSLLGQFRQKLDYNWPEVRREMDLALELSPSSPLVRMRYAVSDLLPHGRLEEAVAQVERGLEFDPLSWELRTWLSVFLWLARDYDLAMREARFSQALQPGNFMPPYLMACIARESGNAGDALVLQRRAVEMSGGSPQMLGWLGMNLARGGDAAGARAVLERLRTIAAKTYVPPTSFAWVHAGLGEFDDALAWIERAIDDRDSFIIPIKTYAFFDPLRADPRFQALLRRMNLEP, encoded by the coding sequence GTGACGTCCAGGACGGAACCGCTTTCCTCAGGAACTGTCCTTCGGTTCGGCGAATTCGAGGCCGATCCGGAGGCGGGTTGCCTTTCCAGGCAGGGCCGCGAGGTCCGGCTGCGCCGGCAGTTGTTCACGATCCTGTCAGTCCTGCTGGAGCACGCCGGAGAGGTCGTCACCCGGGAGGAGCTCCAGAAGCGGCTCTGGCCGGGGGACGTCGTCGTGGATTTCGAGATCAACCTCAACACGCTGATCGCCCGCCTCCGGGAGGCGCTGGGCGATTCGGCCGAGACCCCCCGCTACATCGAAACCCTGCCGAAGCGGGGCTATCGGTTCATCGCGCCGGTCGTCCGGACCGCCGCGTCCGTGCCGGTCCCGCTCAGGCGGCTCCGGCTCATCGTGCTGCCGTTCGCGGACGCGGGCGGCAGCCCCGACGAATACGTCGGCGATACGATGACGGAGGGGATCATCACAGCCCTCTGCCAAGTCGCGCCCGAGCGGCTGGCCGTGATCGCCCGCACGACGTCCATGCATTACAAGAACAGCCGTCTGGACATCGCCCAGGTAGGGCGGGAGATCGGGGCGGATTACGTCGTGGAAGGCGCCGTCCGCCGCTCGTCGGATCGGATGGCCGTGAACGTCCAGCTGATCCAGGCCGCCGACCAGACCCATGTCTACGCCGGGAAGTACGACGCCGGGATGGACGGGCTGTTCGACCTCCAGACGCGCGTCGCCGGGGACCTCGTGAAGCACATCCCGGCCGCTTCGGGCGAATCGGCCGGGACCCGTGTCCGGAAGAAGCCGACCGAAGACCCGGCGGCGTACGAGCTCTACCTCCAGGGCCGGCACCTGATATATAAGCTGAACCCACTCGACCTGGCCAAGGCCAAAGCTTGCCTGGACGAGGCGATCGCCCACGACCCGCGGTTCGCCCTGGCATACGACGCCCTCGGCGAGATCTATTGGTGGACCGCCTTCTACGGCTTCCTGCCGCCGAGGCAAGCCGGCTTCGCCGGGCTCGGGGCCGTGCTCAGGGCGCTCGAGATCGACCCGACGCTGGGCGAGAGCCACAGCCTCCTCGGTCAGTTCCGCCAGAAGCTCGACTACAACTGGCCGGAGGTGCGGCGCGAGATGGACCTGGCGCTGGAGCTGAGCCCCTCGTCGCCGCTGGTCCGGATGCGATACGCGGTCAGCGACCTGCTGCCCCACGGCCGGCTCGAAGAGGCCGTCGCCCAGGTCGAGCGCGGCCTGGAGTTCGATCCGCTCTCCTGGGAACTGCGGACGTGGCTTTCGGTGTTCCTATGGCTGGCCCGCGATTACGACCTGGCGATGCGGGAGGCGCGCTTCTCCCAGGCCCTCCAACCGGGGAACTTCATGCCCCCGTACCTGATGGCGTGCATCGCCCGGGAGAGCGGGAACGCCGGGGACGCCCTGGTCCTTCAGCGCCGGGCCGTCGAGATGTCCGGCGGCTCGCCGCAGATGCTGGGCTGGCTGGGGATGAACCTGGCCCGGGGCGGGGACGCGGCCGGGGCGCGCGCGGTGCTCGAGCGGCTCCGGACGATCGCGGCCAAGACCTATGTCCCGCCCACGAGTTTCGCCTGGGTTCACGCCGGGCTGGGGGAATTCGACGACGCGCTGGCCTGGATCGAGCGGGCGATCGACGACCGCGACTCCTTCATCATCCCCATCAAAACCTACGCTTTCTTCGATCCGCTGCGCGCCGATCCGCGCTTCCAGGCCCTTCTGCGCAGGATGAACCTCGAGCCCTGA
- a CDS encoding HD domain-containing phosphohydrolase, with amino-acid sequence MKNAELYKGLVEDAGIAIAIDDQEGKTRYFNRKYAAMFGYAPGEMTEPSLQALVHPDDTETVRKYHEARVSGNYAPPRYEIRGVKKDGSVIFLEVAAVPLRDNDGIVGTQVYFWDVSERRLLENKLNNTLRALRKTTGTMIQVIERMLEIRDPYTVNHQQRVADLARAIAREMGFSVDRIDGLRLAGLIHDIGKIAIPAEILTKPTRLSDVELLLIKAHPRVGYDLIKSIDMPWPVAMTVLQHHERLDGSGYPMGISGNEILPEAKILGVADVIEAMSSHRPYRPALGIAKALEEISQKSGVLYDKDVVEACIKVLQQNSFDFRLEGTPAPGPDFVKETP; translated from the coding sequence ATGAAGAACGCAGAACTCTACAAAGGCCTGGTCGAGGACGCCGGCATCGCCATCGCCATCGACGATCAGGAAGGAAAGACCCGCTATTTCAACAGGAAATACGCCGCGATGTTCGGCTACGCCCCGGGCGAAATGACGGAGCCGTCCCTGCAAGCGCTCGTCCACCCGGACGACACGGAAACGGTCCGGAAGTACCACGAGGCCCGGGTCTCCGGCAACTACGCGCCTCCCCGGTACGAGATCAGGGGTGTCAAGAAGGACGGGTCCGTCATCTTCCTCGAGGTCGCGGCCGTCCCGCTCAGGGACAACGACGGCATCGTGGGCACGCAAGTGTATTTTTGGGACGTCTCGGAGCGGCGCCTGCTCGAGAACAAGCTGAACAACACCCTCAGGGCCCTGCGCAAGACGACAGGCACCATGATCCAGGTCATCGAGAGGATGCTCGAGATCAGGGACCCTTATACGGTCAATCATCAGCAGCGCGTCGCCGATCTGGCCCGGGCGATCGCGCGGGAGATGGGATTCTCGGTGGACAGGATCGACGGGCTCCGCCTGGCCGGGCTCATCCACGACATCGGGAAGATCGCCATCCCGGCGGAGATCCTGACGAAGCCGACCCGGCTGTCCGACGTCGAGCTCTTGCTGATCAAGGCCCATCCCCGGGTCGGCTACGATCTAATCAAGTCGATCGACATGCCCTGGCCCGTCGCCATGACGGTCCTTCAGCATCACGAGCGGCTGGACGGATCCGGCTATCCCATGGGCATATCGGGCAACGAGATCCTGCCCGAGGCGAAGATCCTGGGCGTCGCGGACGTCATCGAAGCCATGTCCTCCCACAGGCCCTATCGGCCGGCCCTGGGGATCGCCAAGGCCCTCGAGGAGATCTCGCAGAAGAGCGGCGTCCTCTACGACAAGGACGTCGTGGAGGCCTGCATCAAGGTGCTCCAGCAGAACAGCTTCGATTTCCGATTGGAGGGGACCCCCGCGCCGGGACCGGATTTCGTCAAAGAAACGCCCTGA
- a CDS encoding PilZ domain-containing protein: MFERRKRLRFVERNEVLLRTAVDKYQGAGIAAHTYDLSTGGARIVTSKAYPAGTTLRIRLSLSGTDQLVVLEGDVRWIRPEKGEGLFEIGVEFQKLTSQAVLALIRHLYGRNEGIPSTIV; the protein is encoded by the coding sequence ATGTTCGAACGACGCAAGAGACTCCGCTTCGTCGAGCGGAACGAGGTCCTCCTCCGGACCGCCGTGGACAAGTACCAGGGCGCGGGCATCGCCGCCCACACCTACGACCTGTCCACGGGCGGGGCGCGGATAGTCACCTCGAAGGCCTATCCCGCGGGAACGACCCTCAGGATCCGCCTCAGCCTGAGCGGCACGGACCAGCTCGTCGTCCTGGAAGGGGACGTCCGCTGGATAAGGCCAGAGAAGGGCGAGGGCTTGTTCGAGATCGGGGTGGAGTTCCAGAAGCTGACTTCCCAGGCGGTGCTAGCCCTGATCCGTCACCTCTACGGCCGAAACGAGGGCATTCCCTCGACCATCGTTTAG
- a CDS encoding phospholipase A: MFLSLRSLSRSVAALAGLAAVLAQVLVAAPRDQAGPAAAAGAGKEKPSYFTSLWQLDPARRADQPGITFHRSNYALVFSYNTWPNPAPLQEVNPAKTLVKPEIAFQLSFKAKLWQDVLGGPVDLWVGYTQRSFWQFYNFSDSSPFRETNYEPEVLFNVRTRFDILGLKGRFVQFGFNHQSNGQSEPLSRSWNRIVVNLGLERGPLSLLLKGWARLGEKAVDDDNPGITKYLGHGEIWAYYFLKKHRFAVMLRDNLDLHGNRGAVQLEWSFPMFAMVAGYVQYFLGYGESMLDYDHRVQRIGVGFLFRDWD; encoded by the coding sequence ATGTTCCTGTCCCTCCGATCGTTGTCTCGATCCGTCGCCGCCCTGGCCGGGCTCGCGGCGGTCCTGGCCCAGGTTTTGGTCGCGGCGCCCCGGGATCAGGCCGGTCCGGCCGCAGCCGCGGGCGCCGGGAAGGAGAAGCCGTCCTACTTCACGTCGCTCTGGCAGCTCGACCCGGCCAGGCGCGCCGACCAGCCCGGCATCACCTTCCACCGGTCGAACTACGCCCTTGTGTTCTCCTACAACACCTGGCCCAATCCGGCGCCCCTTCAGGAAGTCAACCCGGCCAAGACCCTAGTCAAGCCCGAGATCGCGTTCCAGCTGAGCTTCAAGGCCAAGCTTTGGCAGGACGTCCTCGGAGGGCCGGTCGACCTGTGGGTCGGCTACACCCAGCGCTCGTTCTGGCAGTTCTATAACTTCTCCGACAGCTCGCCCTTCCGGGAGACGAACTACGAGCCGGAGGTCCTGTTCAACGTCCGCACCCGCTTCGACATCCTCGGCCTGAAGGGCCGTTTCGTCCAGTTCGGCTTCAACCACCAGTCGAACGGCCAGTCGGAGCCGCTGTCCCGGAGCTGGAACCGGATCGTGGTCAACCTCGGGCTCGAGCGCGGCCCCCTGTCGCTCCTGCTGAAAGGCTGGGCCCGGCTGGGGGAGAAGGCCGTGGACGACGACAATCCCGGGATCACCAAGTACCTGGGGCACGGCGAGATCTGGGCCTATTATTTCCTGAAAAAGCACCGCTTCGCGGTCATGCTCCGCGACAACCTGGATCTCCACGGGAACCGGGGGGCCGTCCAGCTCGAATGGAGCTTCCCGATGTTCGCCATGGTCGCCGGATACGTCCAGTATTTCCTGGGCTACGGCGAGAGCATGCTCGACTATGATCACCGCGTCCAGAGGATCGGCGTCGGGTTCCTCTTCCGGGACTGGGATTGA
- a CDS encoding bifunctional UDP-sugar hydrolase/5'-nucleotidase, with the protein MSIGGGNRRRVRGLARLIPIALAVAALFLAAAPGASAQPAQITLLHVNDTHSHLEAWGPKDPALSGTLGGLAKAATLVTEARALDPNAIFVLAGDFMEGDLFFSEYLGVPELQMLKSLGLDAIVLGNHDLRFGPGSLATVLQNAWPGGGVPVLGTNFEIPADNPLLPWVSSTLVKEVNGVKVGLFGLTVPDGALANPAPVVILSDLPAIAQAAVDELRGEGVQVVICVSHFGMDAARELAGSVPGIDVIVNGHDNAVLKQPEPVLRPDGGTTLIVSAGSYYRWVGRLRLSVAGGQVDLVDYDLLSADAKTPPSPAFQAPIENLKAGIVALYGDVYHQTLAWAQHDIGMDWNLRCAQRDTPLGDLFTDAYRAWTGTDIAIEPFAYMGDPLPKGWVVGADVFRAMSYGNLRTRPSGQPYVRPWRLVTFRATGSEILGALEKTIYKGGDFFPQVSGMRFCYDSTAPPLHKILLDTVHVGKPMIIPDQLYSVTVTEQIYLALVYVLGMTVQDVRTLPDFAFSAACSFVAQRGKLAGWGSNRILDVAAIPTVRKAEARERR; encoded by the coding sequence ATGTCCATTGGCGGAGGGAATAGGCGAAGGGTGCGGGGCCTGGCCCGGCTGATCCCGATCGCGCTAGCCGTCGCCGCCCTGTTCCTGGCGGCGGCTCCGGGGGCGTCCGCTCAGCCGGCGCAGATCACCCTGCTGCATGTCAACGACACCCACTCGCATCTCGAGGCCTGGGGGCCCAAGGATCCGGCTTTAAGCGGGACCCTGGGCGGTCTGGCCAAGGCGGCGACCCTGGTGACCGAGGCCAGAGCCCTGGATCCGAACGCGATCTTCGTCCTCGCGGGAGATTTCATGGAGGGCGACCTTTTTTTCAGTGAATACCTCGGCGTGCCCGAGCTCCAGATGCTGAAATCGCTGGGGCTCGACGCCATCGTCCTCGGCAACCATGATCTCCGGTTCGGGCCGGGCTCCCTGGCGACCGTCCTCCAGAACGCCTGGCCGGGCGGGGGCGTGCCCGTCCTCGGGACCAATTTCGAGATCCCGGCGGACAATCCGCTCTTGCCCTGGGTCAGCTCCACCCTGGTCAAGGAGGTCAACGGCGTGAAGGTGGGGTTGTTCGGCCTGACGGTGCCGGACGGCGCGCTGGCGAATCCCGCCCCCGTCGTGATCCTTTCGGACCTCCCGGCCATCGCCCAGGCGGCCGTCGACGAGCTCAGGGGAGAGGGCGTCCAGGTCGTGATCTGCGTCTCCCATTTCGGTATGGATGCCGCGCGCGAGCTGGCCGGGAGCGTCCCGGGCATCGACGTCATCGTCAACGGCCACGACAACGCGGTGCTGAAACAGCCGGAGCCCGTCCTGCGCCCGGACGGCGGGACCACGCTCATCGTTTCGGCTGGCAGTTATTATCGCTGGGTCGGGCGCCTGCGGCTGTCGGTCGCCGGCGGCCAGGTCGACCTGGTCGACTACGACCTCCTCAGCGCGGACGCGAAGACGCCGCCGTCCCCCGCGTTCCAGGCCCCGATCGAGAACTTAAAGGCGGGGATCGTCGCCCTCTATGGCGACGTCTATCATCAGACGCTGGCCTGGGCGCAGCATGATATCGGAATGGATTGGAACCTCCGCTGCGCCCAGCGAGACACGCCTCTCGGCGACCTGTTCACCGACGCGTACCGGGCCTGGACGGGCACCGACATCGCCATCGAGCCGTTCGCCTATATGGGCGATCCGCTGCCCAAGGGCTGGGTCGTCGGGGCCGACGTCTTCCGGGCGATGAGCTACGGCAACCTCAGGACCAGGCCGTCCGGTCAGCCTTATGTCCGGCCCTGGCGGCTGGTCACGTTCCGCGCGACCGGAAGCGAGATCCTGGGCGCGCTCGAGAAGACCATCTATAAAGGCGGCGATTTCTTTCCCCAGGTCTCCGGCATGCGCTTCTGCTACGACTCGACCGCGCCGCCGCTGCATAAGATCCTCCTTGATACCGTGCATGTGGGCAAGCCCATGATCATCCCGGACCAGCTCTACAGCGTGACCGTCACGGAGCAGATCTACCTGGCCCTGGTCTATGTGCTGGGGATGACGGTGCAGGACGTCCGGACGCTGCCCGACTTCGCGTTCAGCGCCGCGTGCTCCTTCGTCGCCCAGCGGGGGAAGCTGGCCGGGTGGGGGTCGAATCGCATCCTTGACGTCGCGGCGATCCCCACGGTCAGGAAGGCCGAAGCCCGCGAACGCCGCTGA
- a CDS encoding serine hydrolase domain-containing protein gives MRTAIFSLLFALPLGLAGRGGSPAPKPNQLADALLARLGTPREPGAGVIVLRNGRIVYIGARGVADMQGMRPIDGRTAFRLASVTKQFTAMAVMLLVRDAKLRYEDTLTGLLPGFPEYGRGITVRHLLQHTSGLPDYEDLMPPADPAVPVEQAQISDAGVLDLLKKQSAGWFVPGALWRYSNSGYVLLGLIVEKVSGRSFPTFLRERIFAPLKMDNTVAFVRGRNAVPDRAFGYAKEDGRWRYADQSPTSATLGDGGVYSSLYDLTLWDEGLRRHLLLSEDEMRPALTPVRVKGKGPVGPDGRPADYGFGWFLNGWEGHPRMWHYGETSGFRTSIQRFTVDGLTVIVLANRADVDATGLALDIAGLFLKGE, from the coding sequence ATGAGAACGGCGATCTTCTCCCTGCTCTTCGCCCTGCCGCTCGGCCTGGCCGGCCGCGGCGGCTCGCCCGCGCCGAAGCCGAACCAGCTTGCCGACGCCCTCCTGGCCCGCCTCGGGACGCCGCGAGAGCCCGGGGCCGGGGTCATCGTCCTCCGGAACGGCCGGATCGTCTATATCGGCGCCCGCGGGGTCGCGGACATGCAGGGCATGCGGCCCATCGACGGCCGGACGGCCTTCCGCCTGGCCTCGGTCACGAAGCAGTTCACGGCCATGGCCGTCATGCTGCTCGTGCGCGACGCCAAGCTCCGCTACGAGGACACCCTGACCGGCCTTCTTCCCGGCTTCCCCGAATACGGCCGGGGCATCACCGTCCGCCACCTGCTCCAGCACACCTCGGGCCTCCCCGATTACGAGGACCTGATGCCGCCCGCCGACCCCGCGGTCCCGGTCGAGCAGGCCCAGATCAGCGACGCCGGCGTCCTCGACCTGCTGAAGAAGCAGTCGGCGGGCTGGTTCGTGCCGGGGGCGCTCTGGCGCTACAGCAACTCGGGTTACGTCCTGCTGGGCCTCATCGTCGAGAAGGTCTCGGGCCGGTCCTTCCCGACGTTCCTGCGCGAGCGCATCTTCGCCCCGCTCAAGATGGACAACACGGTGGCCTTCGTCCGCGGCCGGAACGCCGTGCCCGACCGCGCCTTCGGCTATGCCAAGGAGGACGGCCGCTGGCGCTACGCCGACCAGAGCCCGACCTCGGCCACCCTCGGCGACGGCGGCGTTTATTCCTCGCTCTACGATCTCACGCTCTGGGACGAAGGGCTCCGGCGCCATCTCCTGCTCAGCGAAGACGAGATGAGGCCCGCCCTGACCCCAGTGCGGGTCAAGGGCAAGGGGCCCGTCGGGCCCGACGGCCGGCCCGCCGACTACGGCTTCGGCTGGTTCCTCAACGGCTGGGAGGGCCATCCGCGGATGTGGCACTACGGCGAAACGTCCGGGTTCCGGACCTCCATCCAGCGCTTCACCGTCGACGGCTTGACGGTGATCGTCCTGGCCAACCGCGCGGACGTCGACGCCACGGGGCTGGCCCTCGACATCGCGGGATTGTTCCTGAAGGGCGAATAG
- a CDS encoding TonB-dependent receptor, with amino-acid sequence MKKSTRILISFLSLFLLFGTLSAQQTGEIRGKVTDEAGEALPGVSITARSPNLQGARTALSDKGGGFRMPLLPVGAYALTFELAGFRRLVLTGNDVRLGWARTVSIVLKPAAVREEVTVVASNPLVDAARADTSYRLSGADLALAPTQARTIAEIVDLTPGVTGVRVNTITGGADQNWITGLTTESGLPGFRGAGNGANNWFVDGLSMKGVAYGDPGLRLNYDAWEEVQIVSDGFSPAWGQGVGGFVNIVTRSGGNSFHGELGGLIQGAGLRAGRKEQMSAISVPETSLGQCFGNLGGPVFKDRIWFFASDDFFANTDRTGERTLIWLTVPAGERRVTTNNLLGKITLTPLKDQTLSLSGTLDKLLRQSGGVGVPETYTRSDYTRRSYRLNYRGILSPNSFLTAAWGQNRHSFGIQPLGGDFGPPPFSWQDIGQQTNNASFGQSSRLKRTDLAVGLIRYFSLGPWGDHELKAGASRYSASDVESYHWTGLDADLWPGDGFDNGTGLSWTSPGHPNSLWESAPGEARNTTRGFGFYAEDNVILGRVSVMIGLRTDTQQVFNDAGARAWNWGVGDFLQPRASVAWDLAGNGRNVLKFGYGLYAMPVSTDFLPFANTAPLFARRVFKWVGPADPTQAQLADRANWGLTLEQTAPREVDPGLKPDKTNRFLLEFDRQIGANWAFNVRGIHSSSHDLINPVSLYDPAAPMAMKRLLTNFELKRRNYRGLEVELNGRVPGRLMLNASWTWSRAKGTTSGDIFEAVSWDLYFGGYYDSSLIGYHPLTPEDSPFHPIYEWLFGGMGGRRIGDEGWYGVLPYSVDHVIKVFATWLAPRGVNIAANVQYLSGYHWEKKGWSPAVTFCATFPEGRGARTTPAHAYVDLVAEKDFRFRTGPTLGLGVNVYNLLNSQRPVSFFKNGENADGSPNPLFGQVWARQLPRWVQLKFSLKF; translated from the coding sequence ATGAAGAAGTCGACGAGGATCCTTATCTCTTTCCTTTCCCTCTTTCTGCTCTTCGGGACCTTGTCCGCCCAGCAGACGGGCGAGATCCGGGGGAAGGTCACCGACGAGGCGGGGGAGGCCTTGCCCGGCGTCTCGATCACGGCCAGGAGCCCGAACCTTCAGGGCGCACGGACCGCCCTGTCCGATAAGGGCGGAGGCTTCCGGATGCCGCTGCTGCCGGTGGGCGCCTACGCCCTGACGTTCGAGCTGGCCGGATTCCGGCGGCTGGTCCTGACCGGCAACGACGTCCGGCTGGGATGGGCGCGGACCGTGTCGATCGTCCTCAAGCCCGCCGCCGTCAGGGAGGAGGTCACGGTTGTCGCCTCGAATCCGCTCGTCGACGCGGCCAGGGCCGATACGAGCTATCGATTGAGCGGCGCCGACCTGGCCCTCGCGCCGACCCAGGCCCGGACGATCGCGGAGATCGTCGACCTGACCCCGGGCGTCACCGGAGTGAGGGTGAACACCATCACCGGCGGGGCCGACCAGAACTGGATCACGGGCCTGACGACGGAGTCCGGCCTGCCCGGCTTCCGGGGCGCGGGCAACGGCGCGAACAACTGGTTCGTGGACGGCCTTTCCATGAAAGGGGTGGCCTACGGCGACCCGGGCCTCCGCCTCAACTACGACGCCTGGGAAGAGGTCCAGATCGTTTCCGACGGGTTCTCGCCCGCGTGGGGGCAGGGCGTCGGCGGCTTCGTCAATATCGTGACGAGATCGGGCGGCAACTCCTTTCACGGCGAGCTGGGCGGGCTCATCCAGGGGGCGGGCCTGCGGGCCGGCAGAAAGGAGCAGATGTCGGCCATCTCCGTCCCGGAGACGTCGCTGGGGCAGTGTTTCGGCAACCTGGGCGGCCCGGTCTTCAAGGACCGGATCTGGTTCTTCGCGTCCGACGACTTCTTCGCCAACACCGACAGGACCGGCGAGCGGACCCTCATCTGGCTGACGGTCCCGGCGGGGGAACGGCGCGTCACCACGAACAATCTCCTCGGAAAGATCACCCTGACGCCTCTTAAGGACCAGACGCTGTCCCTGAGCGGGACGCTGGACAAGCTCCTGCGCCAGTCGGGAGGGGTCGGAGTTCCGGAGACCTATACCCGGTCGGACTATACCCGCCGTTCGTACCGCCTCAATTACAGGGGGATCCTGTCGCCGAACTCGTTCCTGACGGCGGCCTGGGGCCAGAACAGGCACTCGTTCGGGATCCAGCCTCTCGGCGGCGACTTCGGGCCTCCCCCCTTTTCCTGGCAGGATATCGGCCAACAGACGAACAACGCCAGCTTCGGCCAAAGCAGCCGGCTGAAGCGGACGGACCTGGCCGTCGGTCTCATCCGGTATTTCAGCCTCGGACCGTGGGGGGACCACGAGCTCAAGGCGGGCGCGAGCCGCTACAGCGCCAGCGACGTCGAGTCCTATCATTGGACGGGCCTCGACGCCGACCTGTGGCCCGGCGACGGTTTCGACAACGGCACCGGCCTTTCCTGGACGAGCCCGGGCCATCCCAACTCATTGTGGGAAAGCGCCCCAGGCGAGGCGAGGAACACGACGCGCGGGTTCGGGTTCTATGCCGAAGACAACGTCATCCTGGGCCGCGTCTCCGTCATGATCGGATTGCGGACCGACACCCAGCAGGTCTTCAACGACGCCGGGGCCAGGGCCTGGAACTGGGGCGTCGGGGACTTCCTGCAGCCCAGGGCCTCCGTGGCCTGGGACCTGGCGGGCAACGGCCGGAACGTCCTGAAATTCGGCTACGGCCTCTATGCCATGCCCGTTTCGACGGACTTCCTGCCGTTCGCCAACACCGCTCCTCTCTTCGCCCGGCGCGTCTTCAAATGGGTCGGCCCAGCGGACCCGACGCAGGCCCAGCTGGCGGACCGCGCCAACTGGGGGCTGACTCTGGAACAAACGGCCCCCCGGGAGGTCGATCCCGGGCTGAAGCCCGACAAGACGAACAGGTTCCTGTTGGAGTTCGACCGCCAGATCGGGGCGAACTGGGCCTTCAATGTCCGGGGGATCCATTCGAGCTCCCATGACCTGATCAACCCCGTTTCCCTGTACGACCCGGCCGCGCCCATGGCCATGAAGAGGCTCCTGACGAATTTCGAGCTGAAAAGGAGGAACTACCGGGGCCTGGAAGTCGAGCTGAACGGAAGGGTCCCGGGCCGCCTCATGCTGAACGCCTCCTGGACCTGGTCGCGGGCCAAGGGGACGACCTCGGGTGACATATTCGAGGCCGTGAGCTGGGACCTTTATTTCGGGGGATATTACGACTCCAGCCTGATCGGCTACCATCCGCTGACGCCGGAGGATTCGCCCTTCCATCCGATCTACGAATGGCTCTTCGGGGGAATGGGAGGACGGCGGATCGGGGACGAGGGATGGTACGGGGTCCTGCCTTACAGCGTGGACCACGTGATCAAGGTCTTCGCGACCTGGCTCGCGCCGCGCGGCGTCAACATCGCGGCCAATGTCCAGTACCTCTCCGGCTACCATTGGGAGAAAAAGGGCTGGTCCCCCGCCGTGACTTTCTGCGCGACCTTCCCGGAGGGGCGCGGCGCGCGGACGACCCCGGCCCACGCCTACGTGGACCTGGTGGCCGAGAAGGATTTCCGGTTCCGGACTGGCCCGACGCTCGGCCTGGGGGTCAACGTCTATAACCTGCTGAACAGCCAGCGGCCCGTGTCCTTCTTCAAGAACGGCGAGAACGCGGATGGGAGCCCCAACCCTCTCTTCGGCCAGGTCTGGGCCCGGCAGCTGCCGCGCTGGGTCCAGCTCAAATTTTCGCTGAAGTTCTGA